Sequence from the Tenrec ecaudatus isolate mTenEca1 chromosome 6, mTenEca1.hap1, whole genome shotgun sequence genome:
TTCTTGAAAAATTATATGCTTAATCTAATGATGATGCCATTGTTCCTGACAATTATGGTTATGGAAATTATCCTCAGAATGgtaatacattattttaaaaagatataccgAAACAAaaatttgttcttttatttagATTTGGAAAAGACCAGTTACTATTTGAAACAAGATTGAAATGAAGTGGGAAGTAAAGATGTGGTATATAAGGCCAGACTCCAAAATAATGAGGTTaaaattttcatatattttattaaGCCCAATACAAAGTTTTTAATAAAGTAGTATAATATTTTTTTGCAATTAAATGATCATCATTGGGATGAGGGTGGACTCTCCCAAGAATActccttgtgggttttgttgtatTTAACCAAAAGATAAAGTTATTCTACTGTCATTCTTAGTTGTCTAATCTACTTTGCAAACATTTTTGTGAAGTAGAGGGATGAAATCCATTGTTCTTCTAtggcagatgaggaaactgagacaaAGGGAGATGAAGAAATTATTTGCAATGCCCATGGCTGGTGAGCTCTTTATCCCTGAGGATTGGGTCATCTCTCCTGGATAATGTCTTACCAGTCTCTTCTACTTTTGGATTTCTTTCCaaatcatcattattttttaaaaaaagttttattgccacataatttacatatcacacaatccaataattctatcatatcaagcagaattgtataatcattatCATATTAAATTAGAACACCCTTTCACCatagttaaattgcctttaaaatgagttctaCAACCTGAGTCAATTCTCacactccctcccacctccctccttcATTTTTAATTTCTGAAATCCCTTTCCCTTCCCTATCACACATTTCAAATTATCTTTCTATGATAGCTTTGATGATAATATGGAGACTTTTTCCCTCCCTCGTCTATACACACATAATTAATAGTTTCTTATAGTAGATGAAGAAAGTATCAAGCAATTTAGCAAACACATCTCTAGTTCACTAGTGGAGGGTACAGGCATTAATTATCCACTCTCTTACCAAGGGAGGACAGCTAGAGCTGTTCATGTTTGAGAGAAGCCTTTCTTCAAAGAACCTGAGCTTTGAGGTAGGTGAGAGCTTTGTTCAAAATGATGGCTTCATTACTGGCTTGTTGTAGGACCTTTGAGAAATTATCTGGCCACTTCTGAACCCCAGCTTTCTTATCTGAAATTGGTTTTAGTAATATCTCTTTTGTAATGTAATGATTTTAGTGATGATTAGCTTTTATGTTTGAAGGTAGGCGTGGCGTCCAATctatcaatcaggtcccagcctaaTCTCTTGTTTTCGGTGTTGTCTTTTTATAAGAGATGCTCTGGAGAACTTCGCAATCTCAGGCCATTCATGCCTGACTGGGTCCTATGTTTTGTGTCTAAGGCAGGTGGTCTGCCATGTTACTGTGGATCTTTGATGCACTTGATTGCACCCAAAGTTTGTGATCTCTCAACTTCCCACTTCACTTCCCcgaagctgtgtgagtctgggagcTTACAGCTAGCACTAGATCCATGAACTTGGGTTGAACTGGGCTGGTTTGCTTTGTtgaaataaagttatttcttatagaTATATGAACAtcactgcttttgtttctttagaaaattcagcctaacacacacacattaaactTGAACTTGACTGTATCAAGCAGCTGGCACAAAATATGTGCCCAATTAATAGTTCTTACACAAATAAGCTTTAGGGACAGTAACtctctgagagaaagagagatggtATTTATTtcaatgatcattttcttaaatGTTTGACACTAAATAAAAGCTACCCAAAGATCTTGATTGTTTTATTGGAACTCCAAAATCATTGGTTGATGAAGGAGGAAAATCTTTAGTTCTTgtctaaaaataatattttcagagTAGACAATTGAGGACTGAGAAAGACAATAGATTCTTTATAGTCAAACAGCTAGTTCACAGCAGAGCTAGGACAAAAATCAAAGTCTTCTGAATTCCAGtataaatgtaattttttaatgctatttaatttttaattttttaatgcttgTGTTTTTCAAACCAAGACCATTTCAGAAGAAAAAGCATCCTACATTTACATTCATGAAGTGTAGTATGACATACCTGAAAAATCCTGAGCCATAAAAGATGGTGATCACAAGGAAATGAGAAGAGCAGGTGGAGAAGATCTTGCTCCGACCCTTGGCAGAGTTGATCCCCAGAGCTGTCATGATGATGCGAGTGTAGGACCCCAGCAGTGGGACAAGGGTGCCCAGGCCCAGGACCACCATGGTGGTCAAGATACAGGCAATGCTAGTGTAAGGGTCAGAACAGGTCAACAggagcattgggggaagctcaCAGGCAAAACTGCGAATAAGGTTGGGGCCGCAGAAGTACTGCTGAGCCAAGAGGAGAGTGTTAACCAGGCTGGCTCCTATTCCTAAGGCCCAGCTTACTCCCACCAGGCCAGTGCATACCTTCTTGTTCATAGCCACAGTATACAGCAGTGGGTGACACACAGCCTGGAACCGGTCATAGGCCATGACTGAAAGGATGCAAGCTTCAGTGGCCCCAGAAAATATGACCAAGAAAATTTGGGCAAAACACTCAAGGAGAGATACGGTCTTCCACTTAAAAAGAAGGTTCTCCAGCAGTTTAGGCACAATGGTTGAGGAATAGAAAGCATCCAGGAAGGAGAGGTGACTCAAGAAAAAATACATGGGGGTGTGGAGGTGGGAATCAGTATTGATCACCAGTATCATCATCAGGTTCCCTGTGAGGGTCAAAAGGTAAATTACCAGGAAGAGCCCAAAGAGTACCACCTGGATTTGAGGGTTGCTGGACAGTCCCAGGAGAACAAAGGCAGTGACTGTGGTCACGTTGCTGACTTCCATGTAGGAGCCAAGCTTCCCCTTACCACAACTGACAGGCACACTCAACTGGGTCCCTCAGTGCTTGGAGATGAGGCATCGTAAGTAAAGCTTCAGGTCTGACTCAGGACAGATTATGTAGCAGAGGTAGTTTTGCCATGACACACCTCATTAGTCCTTCCTAGCTTGGGTCAATACTCTTGGCCAACATGGAGATGTTGGGGAAAGAAAGCATATAGAATCAGACCTGGAAATGAAGAGAAAAGAACCGGGGATGTACAGACTGGGGAAGGAATGGAAAGGACTTAGGAATAAACTCCATAGCAAGAAAAGTGCCATTCCAAGTTTAAAGGGAACTGAACTGAAAGCACAGGGGGTTGACTGTCATCATGAATGATCACTCCACTCTGGTTGACTATCTAGCAAGACAGATCATGGTGCTCAATGAATATTTGAATTACTGGAAAATTGATTGAGACACCTGGTGGTGGTGCAAGTCCTTTTTCTGACACTGTATGCTTGGTAGTAAATCACTTGACTGAAaagggaggagagaaaaaaaggacacCTGATtttaagcaaacaaacacacacacacacacacacacgcacacacacacacacacattccagtaGAAGTCTAATCCAGTCTAAAGCAGATCTCTAGTTATGGTTCGTATACTCACAGGTTCCTAGAGTGGATTGGTTTAGAAGAGGATGGATTTTAATGAGAAGACTGGTCTTCATCTATCTCCTGTGGGCAACAAAAGATGCCCTCAGGGTGGATACCTGTATGACATCCTTTTTAACACTGAGGCAAAAGCCAAAGATACAGGTGTTCTCTTTTGGCTTCCCCTGATGTTGTCCTTTCTTTAGAAGCTGCAGGGGTAGAATTGCTGAGGAAGAAGATTTTGTTTCGATAATCTGTCCAAAGGGAAACCTTCTTAACTCTGCCTTTCAAATAACAATGACCACGGGGACTTGATCCCACCTCTAGACCTTGGAGAGAAAAGAAGGCCCTCGGAGAGGCCCTTAAGTAGGTGGCCTGCTCTACTGTAAAATGAGCTCTCCAGGGAAACTTCTCCCCTGCATCATTCTTATTCCAGTGAGTTACATCAGATATCTAGAGCTTTATGGTGGCCAATGAATTctaaagacaaaaatgaaaaattCTTAATGTTTCTTAATTCTAAAGCTtggcattttcttctttccttcttttatgtTTTGTTAAGTTTTGTCTTATTTATGATGAGAAACAAATAGAAAAATACAGGtaataatataaagaaaaaattaaatttaatcaTGTCACCCTCAAATGAATTCTTTTGTTTAATATAATTTAAGCAAAAATTGATTAAAAATCCTCTTGTAATGGAAAATTTAAACCCACAGACATATTCAGAATGGCATAGTAAACTTCTTTTGAGTTGATTATGGTTCCCCTGTGTTGACACCATGTgctgcagagtagaacttcacTATAGGCTTTTCAACTGTGACCTTCCAAAAGTAGATCTGAGGAATCTCTAGGTGGGGTCAAACTTTTCCATTGTTAGCCACAGGTTTATCTGTTTTGGCTATCCAAAAATTGCTTACAACACTTACAGAAGTATAAACAATAGTGTAACAACAACTCTTTCTCTATCATGTAGCTTCAACAATGATCAACTCATTGACTctaattgaggtagttagtttattgtgacaacctggccgataacgcttgtggggttaattgaagggccaagggataaatggctcagtgagcctctccttttgagttctcgggtcttttactttctgatggtctgaccaggatgcagctgtcttagctagttccctgcttcagctggcaaggctcacttcctgcaagacatccctgaggagaagtcacatggacctatcctgatggatCCCTGGGtgagggagcagctgtgtggagacccctgccagcactgagatgcttacaccttcaccgactcggctttcctcctgcagtcagtatcattgcgtatgttttgtgagatggaggaggactttgtggattggtgtcggacatataggtaaatgttgggcttgtgggcttgggcaacactggattgggatggtttcttgatgcgcacttaacctttatataaaaccctctcttaagaCTAACACACTTACCAAGCTTCAACAATATAGGCTTGAGAATGTAGTCTCTGTATTACACGAACACTTATGTGAGTTTGAGCCTtcatccttgtggttagcagcaaagTGTGTTAACTTTTAGTACTACCTAGAAATTTCTAGGTATAGAATTAATTTTATGCTTTTGTGAACACTGTTTTTTCACTGAGTTTATTTCTAGTTGGCCACTGCTAGTGCTGAGAATGCTATTGATTTTAATAATTTGATCTTGTAATTGCAATCCTTGCTAAACTCTTTTTTAGTTCCAAAACCTGATTTTGTTGGGATTTCTAAGGAATGATTAAACCACCAGGCAATAATTAGACACAAATTATCTTTTTTGGTAGACATTTACACTTTCAGGCAACAACAACATCAGCAATAACATTGTTAAGCAGTAGGGCTAGTAGTTGGCAGCTTTGCTTTGTCAGGGTCTTAAAGAGAATGAAGCTTTCTCTATAAAGTTCTTGTACAATGCTCACTGTAGAATTTTGTATGTAACTTTATTTAAGTTAAACATTCACttctatgggtgaagggagacatcatacagtgtaagacatgacaaaatcataataatttataaattatcaagtagctagggagagtgggggagggacgggaaaatgaggagctgatactaagggttcaagtacaaagaaaatgttttgaaaatgatgatgcaacaaatgtacaaatgtgcttgacacaatggatttatgtttgaattgtgatgagttgtatgagtctccagtaaaaggattaaaaaaattcaCATCTAATCcttcattttataaatgaaaatgACAAAACACTGTTGATACTTATCAAATCCGTTTGTATCATAGAGCTTTCCTCTTTTAGCCTACTACAGTGAATTTCAGCGAAAGAGCTCCTAagtatttaaaaatttatttagaaTTTTAATATCTAGCATATAGTTTtcttaaaaaagtcattttattgcaggctcatacaactcttatcgcaatccatacattgatcattgtaaaactcattttatttgttgtcatcatcattctcaaaatattttctttctacttgaccccttgacatcagctcctcattttttcctctccctcccctgctcatgaacctttgataatttgtaaattattactatttttttcatgtcatactgtctgatgtctactttcacccacttctctgttgtccatcccccaaggagaggattttatgtagatccttgtgattcgttccccttttctcctccaccttgccgttaacctcctggtatcactactctcattattggccctgagggatttatctgttctggattcccttgtatttcctgttcatatctgtaccagtgtacatcctctggtcttcctggattcgtaaagtagaattgagatcatgctagtgggggtggggggaagggagggagcatATAAGGACTAGatgaaagatgtatgtttcattgttgctacactgcaccctgactggcttgtctcatcccaagacccttctgtaaggggatgtccagctgcctacaggtgggctttgggtcttcactccacacacaccctcattcacaataatatgatattttggtctttgatgcctgataccagatcccatcgacacctcatgatcacacaggctggtatgcttcttccatgtgggcttggttgcttctcagctagttttCACAACATGCTTAATTGTTTTtaaacttgtttttattttacatttaacgtattttcattttaatatttcttgATCAGTTTttgtaaaatgtttattttattaatttttcctcCCAACCTTCTCCTCCTGTGGAGAGAAgggataagagttctatgatacATGGACTCCCTATTCTGAAGAGTTATTTCTACTTCTATCAGAAACTCTTAAACTTCTAGTCTTCTTTTTCTAGCAAATTACCATAGTGTTAGGAACCAGTCCTTCAGGATTATCTCTCTTATCTTAAGTGATATGTCTGGCAGTTCtttgttactttttaaaaatagtggaATGTTTGACTCCTAAATTGCTCATCTTTGGATATTTAGTGGAAATTCTAAGATAAGAGGACAATATCAATTGAGACTCTGTTGCAAGAGATATCATAAAAGTAAAAGTTATAAAACACATCAATCAATATGTTGATTATTTATCTAATATGGAGTCCTATCAGTCCACTACCATTCGCTTTATTCTTTTTTGTAGCTTCAGATAGATTCAACAATTAAAAAGTAGTTTTATTGGGATGTACTTCACCTATTGTATCATTTGATCatccagtcatattaagaagagttgtgcagatAATCGCTTTTACATTTTTCTCATCCAGAACAACCAGGCTATGTGGGAGTCCAAACGTCAGCTTTAAAGATGAGAGAcagggaggagtcaagatggcgtccaggtagaatcaccggCTTGGTGTTCCCattgttagatcagaaaattagGAGGCCATACTGGGAGGATGAGTGCTAGAAATAGAATCCAATGAACTAGGGTCTGTGGCTCAGAACTCACCTCACGATTTTCACACACAGAGAGATTTGAGATCTTGAGGCAGGTTCCGCTGTTAGGTCCTGTGGGATAGTGTTTGCCCTCCTCCCCTCACTGTACCTGAGAGCTGACAGCCGGCAAGGTGCAGCAATATCTCCAGACTGCTGTGCAAGGGCGGTCATAATTCCAGGCCTGTGGACAGCCTCTGAACACCAGCCACAAGATCTCACACCAGAGTTTCCTCTCTGCTCACCTCAAAGATAGCCAAGTAGAATTCAACAAatgtgaaagacaatcaaacaagataatcaaagaagctgaagaaaacttgagaacaatgagccatgctatgaagagaaataatatttgaattattgGGTCACCAGAGCAAGACACATAGATAATATCAACAGCCAAGATAGCGAGggtattcctggaagaaaacttcctcaATTTAATGAGAGTCAGACAAttttccaggaagcagagaggacaccaaagaGGACATCCAGTagactgaaccccaagaagaacataCCAAGGCATAtgatagtcaaattatccaactttaagGAATAGGAGAAAATTGTAAGAGGAGCTAGAGAAAACATGCAGCCACCCATAAGGGTaaccagataagaatatgctcagacttattagcagaaaccatgaagaggagagaaCAATAATGATGGAAAATTTCTATTACAAAACAATCCAGACTTGACAAAAAATAGTTGGAAACAATAGAAAGCCCACAGTCATGTACTATATGGGTGCTTTGTTTGTTATGCCTGATATGTTTAACTCTATTCGGGCTTTCAGGTTTTCTCATCGATAATCTTAAAATCTCTGGGATTTGTATTCATgtattaatccatcttgagtggtCATTTTTCATTCTTCTGTTGTTGACCCTGGGAGCCAACCTCCAAGCTGTCCATGCCCTGTCCCTCCCAACATTTGATTCTCAAGATTTTGCACCCATTGGTTGTGATCTCTCTACTTCCTGTTTGACCTTTCAGCATAATtgacctgcagctacatgagtctgcagagggttCTGGCTAGCATAAGacccatgaacttgagttggactgggctgtgacTCCTTGATGTAGAATTACTtactgatataaatttctttcatatatatatgagtggcactggttttgtatctctagataacccagtctaacacagtatTACTTTAGaaaatgaatttgggagtttgctatccttttctatattttggaagttTGTGTAAAATTGGTACCAACTCTTCTCTGAATTCTTGATAGAATTCCCTGGgaagatacatatggtagccaactaaaaagaagtgggagggaaggaaaaaaaaagaaatgggtagtgggggaacagggcacttatccatccaaggggagggtattgttatatctccacagggaaagagggatcagacttcaactcagtgctccaagatgtgaatgcaacatactggcatgaagcagggaaccaaccagtagagaggtctgaggggtcggCCCCAATCCCGACTATGTGAACCGgtgcctctccccccagaagaattcacttcagaggccaGCACAGAAGCTACAGTTTAGggggaaggacatgtctgatcacagcatatgggagcaaatgaagggggaggaagaaaggttggagcacatcctggcccactgagactggaggatgatatccccgctcagagcagccaatgcacagatagTACCATATGGTCGgtaccactatgagacatgatatcctacactgatccatagccctacaggggaaaacactggagatacagtgtgggaattgtgcccaactgaggtaaccacactgaggcaaaacatgaagggcatgcaagagaacagcaaggagagcacaGTGATGGAGTACCaataatagactttggggtcagggcgtggcaccccatcagactctaatgGAAAATACAccgaaatgtcaacaaacagaccttgaactatttacaggttgttCTTTTTTGGGTCATTGGTTTgtggttgttttgctctgtcttgtttttgtgcatgttattatctcttcaggtctatctagataaaattggctggataaacaatctggaggagaaaacaacgggaccgatggtttTAGCAGCTTAAAGAgatctgcagcagatttgcccaatgcaacattCCATTTGATTTGATTTCTCAACTGCTGTTTCCACAgacattgaatgtggatccaagtaaaagaaaCACATTGGCAATATCATTCTCAGTTTATCGTGATATTGTttcttggtccatttgtgagggtttttttgttttctctgtcagaaccctggtggtgtaatggttacacattggatttCCATCTGAATGGCCAGCAATTagaaaccccagcagctccataggagaaaaactgggctttttactcccatgaacagatacaatctcagaaactcacagtggttcactatgaatcaacattgacgcgatgcagtgagtttgagtttttgaatTTGGGTTTGCTTTCTCTATGTTgtggtgtaatccacactgaaggctgcagtctttgatcttcatcagtaagttcttcaagtcctcttcccttttcagcaagcaaggttgtgtcatctacacatcACAGTTATGAATATGTCTTCCTCCTATTGtgatatcacattcttcttcatgaggTCCAGCTTTTCAGGTTATTTGCACAGTATACAAATTGAAAAGATACATCCCTAACCcacattttttctattttaagcCACACAGTATCCCCTGTTCTTTTAGATTGTTTGCCTCTTGATCTAGGTACATGTTCTGCAGGattacaattaagtgttctgaaattcccattcttttcaattttATACATAATTTGTTATTATCCTTACAGTAATAAAAGAGAggtaaaaatctttctggtatcctctgctttcagcaaagatccatctgacatcaacaataatatcccttgtttctGTTTccccccccaatcattttattaagggctcttataacattcatGTGTAacatgtatcaattgtatcaagaatgtaTAGCATTCATGTATAACATGCAttaatttgtaaatatgttgccatcatcatcatttccataacattttctacttgagcccttggtgtaagctcctctttttaccccctccctccccagcccttctacccttgtgaatccttgatcaattatatattgtattatttcatatcttacactgtccattgtctcccttcacccacatttctgttatttgtcccctttgggGGACTAGAAGGGCAggaatatcccttgtttcatgacttctgaatccaacttgattTGCTGGCAATTCCCTGTtgaccattttaaaaattatcctcagcaaaattcAACACATATGATATTAATTCTATTGTTCTATACTTTCAGTTGACTacggagctgtcttccaaatacttGGCATGGGCATCTGAGTGCTTCTAGCATTGTACTCATTTATTAAAGCATCTCAACTGATATTCCATGAATTCCTGGAATTCCATGAATTCCTTTCTTTTTACCAATCAATTCCTTCAATACCATAAATTCTTGATTGTCtggtacctcctgaaatagttgaGTGGCAATCAGTTAACTTTGGTAccatgactgtgtattccttccatcttcattgGATACTTTCATTTTGAccacagaacacttcactgttgcaaatcaaggcttgatttttttcttccatcctttcagcttgagaaattgaccatttcttccctttggctttctaactcaagctgttttcacattttattataatgctcTACTTTTTCATCTCAAGCTGCCCGTTGAAATTGTCTCCtcagttttcttcatttcttctattttctctGCCTAGTCTAAtttcaagagcaagttccagagtctcctctgacattgtttttcctttctctcctgtctttttaataaccttttgctttcttcgtgtatgatgctGTTGGTGTCATAGCacaatttctcttttctttggtcATTGGtagtcaatgcatcaaatctattcttgaggtgGTTTGTAAattcaggtttctgaattcaaagTGTTCAAGGTTTTACTTTGGCTCTCATAgaattattttacttttcttcaggttcaacttgaacttgcatatgagtaatggatggtctgttccacagctgaCTGCTGACCCTGATTTGGCTGATGGAACTgatcttctccatcatctctttgcaTGGAATTTGATTCCTGAGTATTCCATCTAGCATGGTccacatttttgttttcattgctgtttatgttgttgaaaaaagacatATTAAAGAATAAGCCATTTATCTTCCAAAATTCTACTTATAATTTCCAGTGTCCTTTCTGTCTActgaggtcatattttccaactagcaatccttctttgtttccagtttttaaattccaatcattatttatcaatgcatcttgtttgcatgtttgatcaatttcagactgcaa
This genomic interval carries:
- the LOC142451519 gene encoding olfactory receptor 5BS1-like, which encodes MEVSNVTTVTAFVLLGLSSNPQIQVVLFGLFLVIYLLTLTGNLMMILVINTDSHLHTPMYFFLSHLSFLDAFYSSTIVPKLLENLLFKWKTVSLLECFAQIFLVIFSGATEACILSVMAYDRFQAVCHPLLYTVAMNKKVCTGLVGVSWALGIGASLVNTLLLAQQYFCGPNLIRSFACELPPMLLLTCSDPYTSIACILTTMVVLGLGTLVPLLGSYTRIIMTALGINSAKGRSKIFSTCSSHFLVITIFYGSGFFRYMTPSSGSVLEQVVSVQYSVVTPMLNPLIYSLKNQEVKAALRRMVVRM